One Onychostoma macrolepis isolate SWU-2019 chromosome 10, ASM1243209v1, whole genome shotgun sequence genomic region harbors:
- the LOC131548008 gene encoding protein mono-ADP-ribosyltransferase PARP14-like, whose translation MNNTICDPAIAHFTEKELKMLRKIEKELNVIIEKKDQDSITLKGLTGFVYTAESRIRDIICKVERIENRKRVAILTSSTVEWQYRRGRKFKAFDPFTNCDLEEAFNLQTTSVQIKINSEVYNADIVYKVATRGRKQIELKRVQLKASLPLNWEDMKGQSVVLIELKADSQEFTEVEKEFRKTSLSSNIIKVSLLHLYLTQTSSFESF comes from the exons ATGAATAACACAATCTGTGATCCAGCCATTGCTCATTTCACCGAAAAGGAATTAAAAATGCTAAGGAAAATAGAAAAGGAGCTAAATGTCATAATTGAGAAGAAAGACCAAGACTCCATCACACTGAAGGGCCTGACAGGATTTGTTTACACTGCAGAGAGTCGTATTCGGGACATTATCTGCAAAGTGGAAAGAATTGAAAACCGAAAAAGGGTTGCAATATTAACCAGCAGTACAGTTGAGTGGCAATATCGAAGGGGTCGCAAATTTAAAGCATTTGATCCTTTCACCAATTGCGACTTGGAAGAAGCCTTCAACCTCCAAACGACTTCAGTGCAAATCAAGATTAACAGTGAAGTGTATAATGCAGACATAGTTTACAAAGTGGCCACAAGAGGAAGAAAGCAAATTGAACTAAAGAGAGTACAACTGAAAG cttcTTTGCCTTTAAACTGGGAGGACATGAAAGGACAGTCAGTTGTTCTTATAGAACTCAAAGCAGACTCACAGGAATTTACAGAAGTGGAAAAAGAGTTCAGAAAAACTAGCCTGTCCAGCAACATCATTAAAGTAAGtctattacatttatatttgacccaaacaagtagttttgaaaGTTTCTAA
- the hrh2b gene encoding histamine receptor H2b, which produces MLFTALRWVVLVAFIALTICGNVLVCLAVATSRRLHQISSCFILSLAVTDLLLGLLVLPLSAMLELRNGRWPLGGVFCNIYISLDVMLCSASILTLLAISVDRYLAISNPLCYPRRATPRRVGITLTAIWTCSLAVSFVSINLGWNTPDFRVQNLDWDMWDEGEEGRTCRYEWNNNYVLLKAFLIFYLPLLVMCGMYHRIFCVAREQVRRIRATTPSFAQAANAVATAQEHKATVTLAAVLGAFVICWFPYFTYFTCMGMWAETHPNKLTHSIVLWLGYLNSALNPILYPALNRDFRQACGQLLCCRRSNQGELPFVQPF; this is translated from the exons ATGTTGTTCACTGCCCTGCGCTGGGTGGTACTGGTGGCCTTCATCGCACTGACCATTTGTGGAAACGTGCTGGTTTGTCTGGCTGTGGCCACAAGTCGGCGTCTGCACCAGATTAGTAGCTGTTTTATACTCTCACTGGCTGTGACAGACCTGCTGCTGGGTTTGCTGGTACTTCCGCTCTCTGCCATGCTGGAATTACGCAATGGGAGATGGCCCCTCGGGGGAGTTTTTTGCAATATCTACATCTCTCTGGATGTGATGCTCTGTAGTGCTTCAATCCTCACCCTACTGGCCATTAGTGTTGATCGTTACCTTGCCATTTCCAACCCTCTCTGCTATCCCAGGAGGGCCACACCTCGTCGGGTGGGGATCACTCTGACTGCGATCTGGACGTGCTCTCTGGCTGTGTCCTTTGTGTCTATTAACCTAGGCTGGAACACTCCTGACTTCAGAGTACAGAACCTGGACTGGGACATGTGGGATGAAGGAGAGGAAGGCAGGACCTGCCGCTATGAATGGAATAATAATTATGTGCTGCTGAAAGCCTTTCTAATCTTCTACCTCCCTCTGCTGGTCATGTGTGGAATGTACCATCGTATATTCTGTGTTGCACGTGAACAG GTGCGGCGTATACGTGCAACCACTCCTTCATTTGCACAGGCTGCAAACGCAGTTGCCACAGCACAGGAACACAAAGCCACAGTGACCCTGGCCGCAGTGCTTGGTGCCTTTGTCATTTGCTGGTTCCCCTATTTCACCTACTTCACATGCATGGGTATGTGGGCAGAGACTCACCCAAACAAACTGACCCATTCTATTGTTCTTTGGTTGGGATACCTCAACTCTGCTCTGAATCCTATTCTTTACCCAGCCTTAAATCGTGATTTCCGTCAGGCATGCGGACAGCTGCTCTGCTGTAGACGTAGCAATCAGGGGGAACTGCCATTTGTTCAACCcttttaa
- the LOC131548467 gene encoding uncharacterized protein LOC131548467: protein MGRRAADHTTPVPVLGEPALVGTRVWRTVANGTSSMATLTLSHYCNVGVQTSPAMRNNQLQLNGKHVDTCSSQSENKVFMPSIGHIPNESGKKEDNGKEKTKSIIIKRKSLETKMKKGVTFEGLERHICKNIREEVQCHNRPIRTSPPLRGVANSRLKPRRNYHFTNGSVVDSEVMGGISSDISEGEESSTGKKKTLRPCSPPHRPPVTICSTCGGRQNPAPPGLYSQIRMNIPPTSAGSLGLQSRHSSPLYPGKDVQEYTQIERHTDRSATQSDQHLMSPNLHSYLNMNINKEWPLSLLPAQQSEVSNLTNHHTVKRESSADTHINHTSRSSALNTHTLTVTVKEDRASTKVVNTHLNAHKPHNSCPRRPPVTVNPPQTHKNSLSEKLEATQVTNTRIPHTSTQFRSSHQPNPDEKRPTQANQVTPTHSESPPPQNKTHIRPLQTTLKQQIFPQTSTPQNSNALSKCLRLNQTSTLSKSPACFHLHSNVKRQTIAQNCVNEGVISSTASNIHRQVQFPNGLESKFDTHTKPSMCSHTNFGIKPQSGTQICADTESESSPCDSRSHSALVTHTHKLSGPHGELRHASIHTGTPSPTVTHKEASHTSTQRTNTSGTSLQGISVHKDALSHPFHESKSQNDTRLFSHAPNMSTHHKATLTTQTINHQNLSNAFTATQTEVEVHSYTKERSQTSPRVKAASHALCVHSKTPRRQTEPTVFRGSVLNQLNNDTLESSLLAIASARSFPQATTHNRTELKSWSDTESKKQTYIKAADPEGQMTNGSQHSLQPPNKPPPSCRPPKPSSAPPQAPAFKFANGDLNVASNQNPLLKTSDTLPTDHAQEDGGLQNSKIQMESHSEAVGSIPSERCSITHNHPDSVSRLLPASPQCGSPREPKRRLEMVEASLQSNKERVTTLLNVIQDLEMSHAISNGRRCFRTGQDLSDCSTCQKTACAVYSVEYDFRQQERRFKELLQSLCPSSPERREGYEGSLSLLTSLIQNHKLHQLNANIMSQSQYESQTHSQPQIISQIRAQSQTQPQPQIQSRPQTQPQIVSQIQPQNHSQSQIPFQPQIQSQNQIRSQIQSQTEIMPQILPPIQIMSQAHPQNQCLFKAKIKRKKLCRKLFSWLPHKVQRK from the exons ATGGGTAGACGGGCAGCTGATCACACCACTCCAGTGCCAGTTCTCGGAGAGCCTGCACTTGTTGGGACACGCGTCTGGAGGACCGTGGCAAATGGGACCAGTAGTATGGCAACCCTCACACtgtctcattactgtaatgtcgGTGTGCAGACATCACCTGCAATGAGAAACAACCAACTACAACTAAACGGCAAACATGTGGACACTTGTAGCAGTCAATCAGAAAACAAAGTGTTCATGCCATCTATCGGCCACATCCCAAACGAGTCTGGTAAAAAGGAGGATAATGggaaagaaaaaactaaaagtaTCATTATTAAACGAAAAAGTCTGGAGACTAAAATGAAAAAGGGTGTGACTTTTGAGGGACTGGAAAggcatatttgtaaaaatatcagGGAAGAAGTCCAGTGCCATAATCGTCCAATCAGAACCAGTCCTCCGTTGAGAGGTGTGGCTAACAGCAGGTTAAAACCGAGAAGGAATTATCACTTCACCAATGGGAGCGTGGTTGACTCCGAGGTAATGGGTGGGATCAGCAGTGACATCAGTGAAGGGGAGGAGTCTTCCACcggaaagaaaaaaacattacgtCCTTGCTCACCTCCTCACAGACCTCCTGTTACCATCTGCAGCACTTGTGGAGGAAGGCAGAATCCAGCACCTCCTGGACTCTACAGCCAAATAAGGATGAACATACCGCCAACTTCCGCAGGTTCTCTGGGACTCCAGTCGAGACATTCATCCCCTCTTTACCCTGGGAAGGATGTGCAGGAATACACACAGATAGAAAGGCACACCGACCGCAGTGCTACACAGTCAGACCAGCACCTCATGAGCCCTAACCTTCATTCTTATCTCAACATGAATATAAACAAGGAATGGCCATTATCTCTGCTGCCTGCTCAGCAGAGTGAGGTATCAAACCTCACTAATCATCACACAGTCAAGAGGGAATCTAGTGCTGACACACACATTAATCATACCAGTCGCTCATCGGCTCTAAATACACACACGCTCACTGTTACCGTGAAAGAGGATAGAGCCTCAACAAAGGTTGTAAACACACACTTGAACGCTCACAAACCTCACAACTCTTGTCCCCGCAGACCTCCTGTGACTGTCAACCCTccccaaacacacaaaaacagccTGTCAGAGAAGCTAGAAGCCACACAGGTGACAAATACCAGAATACCACACACAAGCACTCAATTTAGATCATCTCACCAGCCAAACCCTGATGAGAAACGACCAACTCAAGCAAACCAAGTCACACCTACACACTCAGAGTCTCCCCCgccacaaaataaaacacacatcaGACCTTTGCAAACTACTTTGAAACAACAAATATTCCCCCAAACTAGCACACCGCAGAACTCCAATGCACTTTCGAAATGCTTGCGGTTAAATCAGACAAGCACACTATCAAAATCCCCTGcctgttttcatttacattcaaaTGTTAAACGCCAAACTATAGCACAGAATTGTGTGAATGAAGGTGTCATATCCTCCACTGCTTCAAACATTCACAGACAGGTTCAATTCCCAAATGGATTAGAGTCCAAGTTTGACACGCACACTAAACCGTCAATGTGCTCACACACAAATTTTGGCATTAAACCTCAAAGCGGGACGCAAATCTGTGCTGACACAGAGTCAGAATCCTCACCCTGTGATTCACGTTCGCACTCTGCACtggtgacacacacacataaactctCAGGGCCTCACGGTGAACTACGTCACGCATCGATACACACAGGCACTCCTTCGCCCACCGTCACGCACAAGGAAGCTTCCCACACATCCACACAGCGAACAAACACCAGTGGAACATCACTGCAGGGTATATCCGTGCATAAAGACGCACTGTCACATCCTTTTCATGAGTCAAAAAGCCAAAATGACACTCGTTTGTTTTCACATGCCCCAAATATGTCAACCCATCACAAAGCAACACTTACGACGCAAACAATCAACCATCAGAACCTCTCAAATGCATTTACCGCCACTCAGACGGAGGTAGAGGTGCATTCGTACACCAAAGAACGTTCTCAAACAAGCCCCAGGGTCAAAGCAGCCTCGCACGCtttgtgtgttcattcaaaaaCGCCACGTAGACAGACAGAGCCTACGGTTTTCAGAGGCTCTGTCCTGAATCAGCTTAATAATGACACTCTTGAGTCCTCATTACTAGCCATCGCTTCCGCTAGGTCTTTTCCTCAAGCTACAACACACAACAGGACTGAATTGAAATCTTGGAGTGACACAGAGtcaaagaaacaaacttataTTAAGGCAGCAGATCCAGAAGGTCAAATGACCAATGGCTCACAACACTCGCTTCAACCTCCAAACAAACCACCTCCTTCTTGTCGACCTCCTAAACCTTCTTCTGCACCTCCACAAGCACCAGCTTTTAAATTCGCAAATGGGGACCTGAATGTGGCCTCCAATCAAAACCCACTTTTGAAAACCTCAGACACTTTGCCTACAGACCATGCACAGGAAGACGGGGGTCTCCAGAACTCAAAGATACAGATGGAATCTCATTCTGAAGCGGTTGGGTCCATCCCAAGTGAACGTTGTTCCATAACACACAACCATCCGGATTCTGTGTCCCGGTTGCTGCCTGCATCACCTCAATGTGGCAGTCCGCGGGAACCTAAGCGTAGATTAGAGATGGTAGAAGCGAGTCTGCAGTCAAACAAGGAAAGAGTCACAACTCTGCTCAACGTCATCCAGGACCTGGAGATGAGCCATGCAATCAGCAACGG TCGGCGATGTTTTCGGACTGGCCAAGACCTCAGTGACTGTTCCACCTGTCAGAAGACTGCATGTGCTGTCTACAG TGTGGAGTATGACTTCCGTCAACAGGAGAGAAGATTCAAGGAACTCCTCCAGAGTCTGTGCCCATCATCCCCAGAGAGGAGAGAAGGATATGAAGGATCTCTTTCTTTGCTCACCTCACTCATTCAGAATCACAAATTACACCAGCTAAATGCGAACATTATGAGCCAAAGCCAATATGAGAGTCAAACCCACAGTCAGCCTCAGATTATTTCTCAGATTCGGGCTCAGTCTCAAACTCAGCCGCAGCCACAGATTCAGTCTCGGCCTCAGACTCAGCCACAGATTGTGTCTCAGATTCAGCCTCAGAATCATTCTCAGTCACAGATTCCGTTTCAGCCACAGATTCAATCTCAAAATCAGATTAGATCTCAGATTCAATCCCAGACTGAGATTATGCCTCAGATTCTGCCTCCGATCCAGATTATGTCTCAGGCTCACCCCCAGAATCAGTGCCTGTTCAAGGCTAAAATCAAAAGGAAGAAATTATGCAGGAAGCTGTTTAGCTGGCTGCCACACAAAGTCCAAAGGAAATGA